The genomic window tgctttttaattttcctcttctctttttctatgaagGTATGCAGAGATTCTATTTAGAATCTCATTAACATCAGTTACCTTATCTCTACTTAACAgttctctttattcatttatcatttttataattttgaaatttataacaCCTcttctaaaattgttctaaattAGGTGGAATTTGACATGTTATACAGCCATGCCTTGAATAGTCATGATATTCCTTTCAGTTTTAAGTAACAGGAATCCTTGGTATACTGTGCAGTTTCTGTCTacttgtcttttattcttttgtccTTGTTCcccatatatttattcatgatggtcAGGTTTTGCAATGTACATTACTGACTAAACCCTCTATAGCTGACTACaatctggttttttttgtttgtttgtttgtttttgtcttttttacaaTCTGTTTTGATGATGGTGCAGTGAAAGTGGTGGTGGAGAAAATGAAGAAGCTTCTATGGTCATGTAGCTACTTAATAAATGTAGTAGAATTATCATCAGAGTTATTACAACATCTAGATGTATATTTGGTGGCACCTGAACAAGCTTGTGACTATGCATTGAAAATGGGAAAGCATCAATAGTCAGAATTACTTGCCAGTGAGGATTGCCTTAGCCAAAGTTGTTCCTTTAAGGGATGGTTGTGTTTCCTTCTGGTGAGCGTCCACCCTGTAAGGATCCCAGGAATAGCTAGGATCTAGCTAGCTGATTTCCCAATCCCTTCACAAAAGTGAAACAAGTGCAGTTAAAATAAGTACACCCCACATATGTCTCCAGTGGTTGCCTCACATGTTCTTCACACTCTTGATCTCCCTACACCTGCTCCTTCCCTATCATCCTCCTGACtgctttcttcacatccttattCCTCAGCGTGTAGATCAGAGGGTTGAGTGTGGGTGCAAGGATCATGTACAGCACTGCCAGTGCTTTGCTCTGGTCCTGGGAGTAGTTGTCCTTGGGCTGCAGATACAAAAACATAATGGTCCCATAGAAGAGTGAGACTACCATTAGGTGGGAGGCACAGGTCCCAAAggcctttttccttccctctgctgagCGCATTTTTACTACTGCCCTGGTGATGCATACGTAAGTGGTCAGGATGATGGAGACAGGCATGCCTAGGATGATTAGCCGGGCAATAAACATTTTAGATTCTGTTGGGCCAGTATCCACACAGGAGAGTTTAATGATGATcaacaattcacaaaagaaatggTCCACACGCCGGTTTCCACATCGAGGCAGCACGATGGCCATTGAGGACTGTAAAAAGGAGTTGGCAAAACCAAAGGACCAGGAAGCTGCTGCCAGGAGGTGGCACAGCCTGGCGTGCATGATACAGGCATAGCGCAGAGGCCAGCAAACTGCAACATAGCGGTCAACCGCCATCACTGCAAGGAGCACACACTCAGTGGAGCCAAGTGCCAAGGCCACCCAGTACTGGACCATGCAGCCAGCATAACTGATCTTCTTGTTGCCTCCCCACATGTTCACCAGCATCTGGGGCACAATACTGGTGGTGAAGCAGAGGTCAAGCACAGAGAGGTTTctaaggaagaagtacatgggtgtGTGAAGTCCAGTATCCAGGATAGAGAGCAGGACGATGGCCACATTGCCCACAAGAGTTACAGTGTAGAACATcaggacaaagaaagagaggatcAGCTCTAACTCAGGCCGTTCAGAGAAGCCCACTAGGATGAAATACCCACCTGTGCTGTCATTAGCTGTTTCCATCTCCTCTTCAGCCCTATCACGGCAGGAGGTAGCACACTCTCTGCAGTGGGATTTAAGAATAAGTGGGTAATTAATACATATAATGGATTTAAGGGACAGTGTGGTCCTTAGATGTGacctaaattttacatttttgtttcctcttgtcCTTTCTATCTTATTTCCCCTTGCATTTGGATGAAAACTCCTACAGGTGCATGACCTCCATAGTAATAAATGTATCACAACCAACTTCAGTTATAAACATAACCAGAATCTAAATTCACTAATTTGAAAGCATGATCTATGAATACTAAAAACTCATAATCTCATTTAACATTCAGCCTTGTCCTCTCCCCAGCTAGGACTCCTTCTAGGTGACCCCTTGggcagcttctctctctctctccccctgccgcTTCCTTGCCAGCATGTTAAGAGTGGCCATAGGGTCCTCCACTTTGGGCCATGcataggagaaaggaaagagttaCAAAACAGTTCTTACTCTACCAATCTGAGCCTGAGAGGTGTTTAATAAGCTGACTCTTCTCTCATACGAAAAATATGGGTTCTTAGAAATCTCTTTACTGGGACAATGGGCCTGCAGgtccccagcctggcctggtGCATCTCCTCCTGTGAAGCTTACATCACTTTTGTAGCCTCTGGAGACCCAGCATTCTCTCCCGGCATCATGCTACTAGATCCCTTTGTCCCTTTGGTGGCCCTACTGGATTAGACTTGGAGCAACCCTGAACTAGCTTTCCCTTCACTGTGGTCCTCTTCCAATACAAAGGAAGGTCCCTTTCATCATTGGTCTCAAAACCATTGCAGCAGCCAAGACTTTCTTGAATCCACTACTGTAGCAGCTATTGGCTCTTTTCTCATCTCCCAGAATTTCTGACCTGGTTCACTCTGTTCCCACCCAACTAAAATATGCATTTACTGAAATCTTCAAGTAGTTCTATTGAAGTCTCTCATCTGTATACCTATTGATGTGATGGGGGCAGGTACTTCAAAACACCTTTTCCTGTTTGAAGGAGATAGTTTTGAACTCAGATCACTGTTCATtccaaatgaatatttataaattttctctattctcttttaattttatttacttatctgagagagagagagagagagagagagaacaaaggcaGGTgtgaagggcaaagagagagggagaagcagactccctgctgagcagagagcccaacgcagggcgtgatcccaggaccctgaagtaccatgaaagaaaccaaaattaaataacaaattcaCTCCATTTGAATAGAAGTTGAAGGAGAAATCAGATCGCAAGGCAAAAGGTTATTTCCATACATGTCATTAACAATTTTCACCTTGATTCTCTCCATGACTTCTCCAGTTGTCCCTCTTCTGTTAAACAGAAATACTTCATAGGATTGCCTTTTAGATACATTGCCACTGACTTCAATACATTTTGAGATATCCAGGTCTTTCACAATGTATTTTCCCCTCCACTAATCATATTAAATTAAGAAAGACTTTTTCTTAGTGATACAGTATCTTATCTCTTCATTGGTATACAAGTTATTAACTGCATTCTTCATGCCTTTAGACTGAGCATATTGAGAGAGTAAGGGCTGGGCACTGGTGTATATACAACATTCTTAGTGTCCTTATCCACCGTTTGCTTCATTAGAACTAATGGTTAAACAAATTTGATGAGCAAGCTTTTACATATGGTACAGGTGAATAATGTTTTACTAATTCatgcttaaatttaaaaattcacaatgaaaattaaaacaagaagatAGGGAGATAGAGGGAGGAAAATTTATTGGGAGTAATTTGGGATTGTACAGAAGCAAGGGGGATGGATACAAAGATGTAATGGGAGAACCCATTTATAAGTGAAAAATTGGGTTCTCAGACACCCTGGGGACAGAGCTCAGACATGTGATAGtggaaaaacagtttttttttttgttcattat from Canis lupus familiaris isolate Mischka breed German Shepherd chromosome 11, alternate assembly UU_Cfam_GSD_1.0, whole genome shotgun sequence includes these protein-coding regions:
- the OR2AI2 gene encoding olfactory receptor family 2 subfamily AI member 2 gives rise to the protein METANDSTGGYFILVGFSERPELELILSFFVLMFYTVTLVGNVAIVLLSILDTGLHTPMYFFLRNLSVLDLCFTTSIVPQMLVNMWGGNKKISYAGCMVQYWVALALGSTECVLLAVMAVDRYVAVCWPLRYACIMHARLCHLLAAASWSFGFANSFLQSSMAIVLPRCGNRRVDHFFCELLIIIKLSCVDTGPTESKMFIARLIILGMPVSIILTTYVCITRAVVKMRSAEGRKKAFGTCASHLMVVSLFYGTIMFLYLQPKDNYSQDQSKALAVLYMILAPTLNPLIYTLRNKDVKKAVRRMIGKEQV